Proteins encoded in a region of the Methanobrevibacter millerae genome:
- a CDS encoding ABC transporter ATP-binding protein, translating to MVYKYSTRQLTSKLINLLKDYKYQILAAIIMMVISVVLSVYAPKLVGKLINSLMRYALDLSDAPSKTLYNDIILIVILFAASYLIRIPTNRIMAKTSESVVQKLRNQLYAKLSYINIDKSEFDGYIMSRLNNDVPNLKAFISNTIILFLSDITIIIFVLWMSSDIDFKLSGILFALVIVYPLVIYPFHKKTRNYYKIHQNDLGNIMGFIGDFLKNRKMIESFNSEEYSRKRFREYNVKQKDSYKKSRFYTEIMYPVNSFITITLQVILYVYGGYLVYTGSIDMGTFTTFVLYYQLMKKPIISIGNTLNSIRTSYACLDRIYEILDMPEKRKKEFPEVDGINEIKFENISYCEIKDFNLKIMPGEHVSLTGDNRNNLIKIFLGLLEAENGSVRVNDFDLSQYDINSNKNLIGVSTEENYVFDGTVKENIICGDEFDPEEVIGVCELIGLHSLIEKFPDKYETKISYDSNNISTHERKLICIARALIHDPELLIIDYNNNLGVDLLIKIIESRTAIVLAPDDDVGDMLNMKTLSLN from the coding sequence ATGGTTTATAAGTATTCCACAAGGCAGCTGACCTCCAAACTGATTAATCTTCTTAAGGATTATAAATATCAAATACTGGCAGCCATCATTATGATGGTAATATCTGTTGTTTTATCAGTTTATGCTCCAAAACTTGTCGGAAAATTGATAAATTCACTAATGAGGTATGCGTTAGATTTAAGCGATGCTCCATCAAAAACTTTATACAATGACATTATACTTATAGTGATACTGTTTGCCGCAAGCTATCTGATTAGAATACCTACCAATAGAATAATGGCTAAAACAAGTGAAAGTGTAGTTCAGAAATTGAGAAATCAGCTATATGCAAAATTAAGCTATATTAACATTGATAAGTCAGAATTCGACGGCTACATAATGTCTAGACTCAACAATGATGTTCCCAACCTCAAGGCATTTATAAGTAACACGATAATTCTTTTCCTCAGTGATATTACAATAATAATATTTGTCCTTTGGATGAGCAGTGATATTGATTTCAAATTATCGGGAATACTTTTTGCGCTGGTTATAGTTTATCCTCTTGTGATATATCCATTCCACAAAAAAACAAGAAACTACTATAAAATCCATCAAAATGATTTGGGCAATATAATGGGTTTCATTGGAGATTTCCTGAAAAATCGTAAGATGATTGAATCATTCAACAGTGAAGAATATTCCCGAAAAAGGTTCAGAGAATATAATGTCAAACAAAAGGACAGTTATAAAAAGTCCCGGTTTTATACTGAGATAATGTATCCGGTCAACTCATTTATAACAATTACTCTGCAGGTGATTCTATATGTTTATGGAGGATATTTGGTATATACCGGAAGCATAGATATGGGAACATTCACAACCTTTGTCTTATACTATCAACTAATGAAAAAACCAATAATATCAATTGGAAATACATTGAATAGTATAAGAACTTCATATGCATGTTTGGATAGAATATATGAAATTTTGGATATGCCTGAAAAGAGAAAAAAAGAGTTTCCGGAAGTTGACGGCATTAATGAAATCAAATTTGAAAACATTTCATATTGTGAGATAAAAGATTTCAATCTAAAAATCATGCCCGGCGAACATGTCTCTCTTACAGGAGACAACAGGAACAATTTAATTAAGATATTTTTAGGCCTTCTTGAAGCTGAAAACGGAAGCGTCAGAGTGAATGATTTTGATTTAAGTCAATATGATATAAATTCAAACAAAAATCTTATTGGAGTTTCAACAGAGGAAAATTACGTGTTTGATGGAACTGTTAAGGAAAATATTATTTGCGGAGATGAATTTGACCCTGAAGAAGTAATAGGAGTCTGCGAATTGATTGGATTGCATAGCCTAATTGAAAAATTCCCTGACAAGTATGAGACCAAAATATCTTATGACTCAAATAATATAAGCACCCATGAAAGAAAACTGATATGTATCGCAAGAGCACTGATACATGATCCTGAACTGCTGATTATTGACTACAATAATAATTTAGGAGTTGATTTGCTTATAAAAATTATTGAGAGTAGGACCGCCATTGTATTGGCTCCGGATGATGATGTGGGAGATATGTTAAATATGAAGACATTATCATTAAATTAG
- a CDS encoding ABC transporter transmembrane domain-containing protein, with protein sequence MKKFLNVALKSQWKTILFIAVLSIIQTIFQVEIIDLFSHALTGVKNQNSDLLFKSGLYMIIFTVLSMISMYAVYSLSVRVSSNATFNIREKIFHILMNLPDEELGKFKNTSLITWSTRSMYIEQGFIVMILEQLMLIPFTFIAILYEIALIDGTFALFFLAFLSILTGIVFWKMKQLVEIFFKIKKTYGKLNLLFLSKITNIANNIPFKKQKAEAEFEKACENSYDISIKYILSQYYIGPLLLWGLYILVLITLALVNSGYSIGFETDRIIDSLIILIYVAYFISTLTVIPALIGIWPSAYSNSVILEDIFDLEDKIIKSKNTNDNLKRIEIVEEDIVQEDKDIWVERKNIFHKFTRILKEDKTKVIISMVLLMASTLCMVYAPKVAGKTVDLLISNSNASNDIAIYTNIALLIVLYSVGFLFQLPPKKTMGIIGEKVSYNLRMELFDKIDVIGSEFIQENSKGHILSRLNNDLMVIKGFVSSRLSEIYAQILLIAFVFVLILMTDWRFGLIYLVILPIHAICLYICHVKSKTNFNGHQKHLGRMMGYFERGLANRDSFHEIGFEKINQTVTSYYVKSRNITKVMGPITTFLINLSNITVYIAGIYFLIANEIHLGTLLAIIMYGQLLTNPIKKLSTSMDSIETAFSSIKRIFAIIDYQKEK encoded by the coding sequence ATGAAAAAGTTTTTGAATGTTGCATTAAAATCCCAATGGAAAACAATATTATTTATTGCAGTGTTATCAATTATTCAAACAATATTTCAAGTGGAAATAATTGATCTGTTCAGCCATGCTTTGACTGGAGTTAAAAATCAGAATAGTGATTTGCTTTTCAAATCAGGATTATATATGATAATATTCACAGTCCTTTCAATGATTTCTATGTATGCAGTTTATAGTCTCTCGGTAAGGGTATCTTCAAATGCAACATTTAATATCCGTGAAAAAATCTTTCATATTTTAATGAACTTGCCTGATGAAGAACTTGGCAAATTTAAAAATACATCGCTAATTACCTGGTCAACAAGATCGATGTACATAGAACAGGGATTTATAGTGATGATACTCGAACAGTTAATGCTGATTCCATTTACTTTCATAGCAATTCTATATGAAATAGCATTGATTGATGGTACTTTTGCACTTTTCTTCTTAGCATTTCTTAGCATTCTTACCGGAATCGTATTTTGGAAAATGAAACAACTTGTAGAAATATTCTTTAAAATTAAAAAGACATATGGAAAACTAAACCTATTATTCCTATCCAAAATAACTAATATAGCCAACAATATTCCATTTAAAAAACAGAAGGCGGAAGCCGAATTTGAAAAGGCATGTGAGAATTCCTACGATATAAGCATCAAGTATATCTTAAGTCAGTATTACATCGGACCACTGTTATTATGGGGTTTATATATTCTTGTTTTGATTACATTGGCACTGGTTAATTCCGGATATTCCATTGGCTTTGAAACTGACCGTATAATTGATTCATTGATAATTCTGATTTATGTTGCATACTTCATTTCTACCCTGACGGTTATTCCGGCATTGATTGGTATATGGCCAAGTGCATATTCCAATTCAGTGATTTTAGAGGACATCTTTGATCTTGAAGATAAAATCATAAAATCTAAAAACACAAATGATAATCTGAAAAGAATAGAAATTGTTGAGGAAGACATTGTCCAAGAGGATAAAGACATATGGGTGGAAAGAAAAAACATCTTCCATAAATTCACTAGAATATTAAAAGAGGATAAAACCAAAGTAATAATATCAATGGTATTACTTATGGCATCTACATTGTGCATGGTTTATGCTCCTAAAGTTGCAGGAAAGACGGTTGATTTATTGATTTCTAATTCGAATGCATCCAACGATATTGCAATCTACACTAATATTGCCTTGCTAATTGTTTTATATTCTGTAGGCTTTCTGTTTCAATTACCTCCGAAGAAAACAATGGGGATTATTGGTGAAAAAGTATCCTATAATTTAAGAATGGAACTGTTTGATAAGATTGATGTTATAGGTTCCGAATTCATTCAAGAAAATTCAAAAGGCCATATTCTATCTAGACTAAACAATGATTTAATGGTCATCAAGGGGTTCGTCTCTTCTCGCCTTTCCGAAATCTATGCGCAAATTCTGTTAATAGCTTTTGTATTTGTGTTGATTTTAATGACGGACTGGAGATTCGGTTTGATATATCTGGTGATATTGCCGATTCATGCAATTTGCTTATACATATGTCATGTTAAATCTAAAACCAATTTTAATGGTCATCAAAAGCATTTGGGGCGAATGATGGGCTATTTTGAAAGGGGGCTCGCAAATCGTGATTCATTCCATGAAATAGGGTTTGAAAAAATCAATCAAACTGTAACTAGCTATTATGTCAAATCCAGAAACATTACTAAGGTTATGGGGCCTATTACAACATTTTTAATAAATCTGAGTAATATAACTGTTTATATTGCAGGTATTTACTTTTTAATAGCTAATGAAATACACCTGGGAACCCTATTGGCGATTATTATGTATGGGCAATTATTAACAAATCCTATTAAAAAATTAAGTACTTCGATGGATTCTATTGAAACCGCATTCTCCAGTATCAAAAGGATATTTGCGATTATTGACTATCAAAAAGAAAAATAA
- a CDS encoding ABC transporter ATP-binding protein: MDEKIYYTYPAGNIEMKILIKYMLREYWKILTLIVIFMFIYTYCQIEIISDLPILMLVIKEYTIELQSLLEMRLLTTFITLILLVISSGIVSYLSVRFTSDFGYDIREKLFDIYASMDSMDEFDKIAFSGLMTRTVRGIASFQAALMTFIKKVLFVLLLTISIIIGLYDIDPMVSLIFALFALIFLNIFIYKLRSLAISYYPVKKILGKINRRFRDKIMVINLFKQYNKEKLGENGFKSVTDESYHKGYRFQYKLNIFLVFITVMNTILILIISYFITNFSLDSLKIIDIILILLIISYFIRSLNGLISFTNTFHMTCTGATRIEDVLILEKSENNEIEKINDFKEIRLNDITLVYGERHILSNMSLEIKKGSHTLITGDAGSGKSSLMNFLMGFYREFEGEVLVDNKVVSPKSLRRLISYAPDNSNFLKDSVLENIRLGDDRINLDDAAEACRISLFDRDLDFEVYENGENLNSDLKQKLSIARSIAHKRKIYVFDNSFSSINSDDKKIIIKNILNLLDNKTVIFIDNDTKSYPQIDNVIELNGGEINGL; this comes from the coding sequence ATGGATGAGAAAATTTATTATACTTACCCTGCAGGAAATATTGAAATGAAAATCTTAATCAAATATATGCTTAGAGAATATTGGAAAATACTGACATTGATTGTAATCTTTATGTTCATTTATACCTACTGTCAAATTGAAATTATCAGCGACTTGCCTATATTGATGTTGGTTATTAAGGAATATACGATAGAACTCCAAAGTCTACTTGAAATGAGATTGTTGACCACATTTATTACATTAATACTGCTGGTTATATCTTCAGGAATAGTTTCATATCTTTCAGTGAGATTCACATCCGATTTCGGCTATGACATCCGTGAAAAGCTCTTTGACATATATGCAAGTATGGATTCCATGGATGAATTTGACAAAATCGCTTTTTCCGGTTTGATGACAAGGACAGTAAGGGGAATTGCATCATTCCAAGCTGCACTGATGACATTCATTAAGAAAGTATTGTTCGTTTTGCTTTTGACAATCAGCATAATTATTGGTTTGTATGATATAGATCCAATGGTGTCGTTAATTTTCGCATTATTCGCACTGATTTTTTTAAACATTTTTATTTATAAACTACGGAGTTTAGCAATCAGTTATTACCCCGTCAAGAAAATTCTAGGTAAAATCAACAGGAGATTCCGTGATAAAATCATGGTTATAAATTTATTTAAGCAATACAATAAAGAAAAATTGGGTGAAAACGGATTTAAAAGCGTTACAGATGAGTCATACCATAAAGGCTACCGTTTTCAGTACAAACTGAACATTTTCCTTGTGTTTATAACCGTGATGAACACTATATTAATTCTTATTATATCCTATTTCATCACCAACTTCAGCCTGGACTCCCTGAAAATCATAGATATAATTTTAATTCTATTGATTATAAGCTACTTTATAAGAAGCTTGAATGGATTGATTTCATTTACAAACACTTTTCATATGACATGCACTGGTGCAACCCGTATTGAAGATGTTTTAATTTTAGAAAAAAGTGAAAACAATGAAATTGAAAAAATAAATGATTTTAAAGAAATCAGATTAAATGATATAACACTTGTTTACGGTGAAAGACATATTCTTTCAAACATGTCTCTTGAAATTAAAAAGGGTTCGCATACATTGATTACTGGTGATGCTGGCAGTGGTAAAAGCAGTCTGATGAATTTCCTTATGGGATTTTACCGGGAATTTGAAGGAGAAGTCCTAGTAGACAATAAAGTCGTATCTCCCAAAAGCTTAAGAAGATTGATTTCCTATGCTCCGGACAACTCCAACTTCTTAAAGGACAGCGTGTTGGAAAATATTCGGCTGGGTGATGATCGCATAAATCTAGATGATGCGGCTGAAGCCTGCAGGATTTCACTTTTTGACAGGGATTTGGATTTTGAGGTTTATGAAAACGGAGAAAATTTGAATAGTGACCTAAAGCAGAAACTGTCCATTGCAAGAAGCATAGCCCATAAAAGAAAAATCTATGTTTTTGACAATTCATTTTCCTCCATCAATTCTGATGATAAGAAAATCATAATCAAAAATATCCTAAACCTACTTGATAACAAAACGGTAATATTCATCGATAATGACACTAAAAGCTATCCTCAAATTGATAATGTCATAGAATTAAATGGCGGTGAGATTAATGGTTTATAA